One window of Hymenobacter sp. BRD128 genomic DNA carries:
- a CDS encoding 3-(methylthio)propionyl-CoA ligase, translated as MDAALLVAGPALQLARRRKRSGKGKRSLHPVWMRQPLLSSGQLLTSHPPRTMLGLMMQQPLRIAGLIEHAAKWHGTTEIVSRLPEGGPLHRYTYADAHQRAKRLANAFTRLGIQNGDRVGTLAWNTHRHFELYYGISGIGAVCHTINPRLFFEQLVYIINHAQDRLLFFDLTFLPLVTKLAPHCPTVEKWVLMTGQEHLPTESALAGLASYESLLAAERDDFEWPVFDENTASSLCYTSGTTDEPKGVLYSHRSTLLHSYVASLPDCFNCGARDVILPVVPMFHVNAWGSPYLAALNGCKLVLPGPALDAASLYELFESEGVTFSAGVPTIWFGLLTYMREGQRRFSTLRKMIVGGASCPPALLRAFDEELGVEIRHAWGMSETSPLGTVSTLKASQLDLPEEAQFFLKIKQGRAIFGIDMEIVDGEGQPLPHDGVAFGDLLVRGPFVVSDYFNSASPGQLTADGWFRTGDVATIDPDGFMNITDRSKDVIKSGGEWISSIDLENLAVAHPAVAEAAVIGVPHPKWSERPLLVAVRKPGHDLSGEELLAFLDGKIAPWWRPDAVEFVESLPHTATGKLLKTQLRKDFAGYELKA; from the coding sequence ATGGATGCGGCATTGCTGGTGGCTGGGCCAGCGCTACAACTAGCCAGGCGGCGTAAGCGTTCAGGTAAAGGAAAAAGAAGCCTGCACCCTGTCTGGATGCGCCAGCCGCTACTATCTTCCGGCCAGCTTCTCACTTCCCACCCGCCCCGAACCATGCTCGGACTTATGATGCAACAGCCCCTGCGCATCGCGGGGTTGATTGAACACGCCGCCAAGTGGCACGGCACCACCGAAATCGTGTCGCGCCTGCCCGAGGGCGGCCCCCTGCACCGCTATACTTACGCCGACGCCCACCAGCGGGCCAAGCGGCTCGCCAACGCCTTCACCCGGCTAGGCATCCAAAATGGCGACCGTGTGGGCACGCTGGCCTGGAACACGCACCGGCATTTTGAGCTGTATTATGGCATTTCGGGCATTGGGGCGGTGTGCCACACCATCAACCCGCGGCTGTTTTTCGAGCAGCTGGTTTACATCATCAACCACGCCCAGGACCGGCTGCTGTTCTTCGACCTCACCTTTCTGCCGCTCGTTACGAAGCTGGCGCCGCACTGCCCCACGGTCGAAAAATGGGTCCTGATGACGGGCCAGGAGCACCTGCCCACCGAGTCGGCCCTGGCCGGGCTAGCCAGCTACGAAAGCCTGCTGGCCGCCGAGCGTGATGACTTCGAGTGGCCGGTTTTCGATGAGAACACAGCTTCCTCACTTTGCTACACCTCCGGCACCACCGACGAGCCCAAGGGCGTGCTTTATTCGCACCGCTCCACGTTGCTGCACAGCTACGTGGCCTCGCTGCCCGACTGCTTCAACTGCGGCGCGCGCGACGTGATTCTGCCGGTCGTGCCCATGTTCCACGTCAATGCCTGGGGCTCGCCCTACCTGGCGGCGCTTAATGGCTGCAAGTTGGTGCTGCCCGGCCCGGCGCTCGACGCGGCCAGCCTCTACGAGTTGTTTGAGAGCGAAGGGGTTACGTTCTCGGCCGGCGTGCCCACCATCTGGTTTGGGCTGCTGACCTACATGCGCGAAGGCCAGCGCCGGTTCTCCACGCTGCGCAAGATGATAGTGGGCGGCGCCTCGTGCCCGCCGGCCCTGCTACGCGCCTTCGATGAGGAGCTGGGGGTCGAAATTCGTCACGCCTGGGGCATGAGCGAAACCTCGCCGCTCGGTACCGTGAGCACGCTCAAGGCTAGCCAGCTCGACTTGCCCGAGGAGGCGCAGTTCTTCTTGAAAATCAAGCAGGGCCGCGCCATTTTTGGCATCGACATGGAAATCGTGGACGGCGAGGGCCAGCCCCTGCCGCACGATGGCGTGGCCTTCGGCGACCTGCTGGTGCGCGGGCCGTTCGTGGTGAGCGACTACTTCAACTCGGCTAGCCCCGGCCAGCTCACGGCCGATGGTTGGTTCCGCACTGGCGACGTAGCCACCATCGACCCCGACGGTTTCATGAACATCACCGACCGCTCGAAGGACGTGATAAAGTCGGGCGGCGAGTGGATTTCGAGCATCGACCTCGAAAACCTGGCCGTGGCCCACCCGGCCGTGGCCGAGGCCGCCGTCATCGGCGTGCCCCACCCCAAGTGGAGCGAGCGCCCCCTGCTGGTAGCCGTGCGCAAGCCCGGCCACGACCTCAGTGGTGAAGAGCTGCTAGCCTTCCTCGACGGCAAAATAGCCCCCTGGTGGCGCCCCGACGCCGTGGAGTTTGTCGAGAGCCTGCCCCACACGGCCACCGGCAAGCTGCTCAAAACGCAGCTGCGCAAGGACTTCGCGGGGTATGAGCTGAAGGCCTAG
- a CDS encoding DUF2723 domain-containing protein → MRSFQRLNNLVGWVVFAIAAVVFLLTLEPTAPFWDCGEFTACAYKLLVPHPPGAPTFLILGRLMSLFSFGDTTKVPVLVNALSALSSAFTVLFLFWIITRMGRKLLVARSEFETETPEPTSFQTLLILGAGIVGALSFAFSDSFWFNAEESEVYAMSSLCTAAVVWIMMKWEEHASDPDSDKWLILIAYVIGLSIGVHLLNLLAVPALAFIYYYRRASNPNMVGGLVTLVVSLLIVGSVLVGIIPGLPTLAGGFEVFFVNNLGLPFDSGLIIFLLLFVGAIWFGFRLSYQRRSQLLNTAMLCFTFILIGYSTYLIVPIRSSFHPTINENDPEDVLSFVSYLKREQYGSRPLLYGPQFNAQPDHYEEGAPRYKRAGGKYVEILPRAQEPGYADADKMLLPRLYSYDPAHIQEYKKWVPDLQEGQKPTMGQNLGFLFRYQIGHMFWRYFFWNYVGRESDVQQAGTLTPFSPSASTLPDRIGKSFAHNNFYAIPLILGLIGLFVQIRRRGNDALIVGLLFLFTGIAIVVYLNQPPIEPRERDYTFCGATFAYAIWIGLGVIGLGQLLAAALKAENARATVAILLGLISPTILLAQGWNDHNRTGRYNSVDSAKNLLSSCAPNAILFTNGDNDTFPLWYAQEVEGFRTDVRVAVLSYLNTDWYIQQMKRRAYQSQPLPIGMNDATYVQGNNDMLPFSPNPAVDSLDLKQFISLVGQGSPLLKYTDGNYSTMTFPTPKFYLNVDTAAVKKLGIIPKDRENQLVSRLDWSMGKRAIEKKNLVILDMIATNNWKRPIYFSSTVAPSDYMNLQPYFQLEGMAYRLLPLRDPHYDRRGDEGYVEKSICYDELMHKFSYRGLNNANVFYDENNLRFPANYRDKFARLANAYAADGDLAKAKEVADKCLDAMPDAAVPFDFYTPQLVPVLYAVGEKDRANAILDKLTTRSINTLSYYQTHDGALFDDSQRAYLLTLQSVYQAAAQVKDDARAKKAYEVLAPYLQQQGQ, encoded by the coding sequence ATGCGTTCATTTCAACGGTTGAATAACCTGGTCGGCTGGGTGGTGTTTGCCATTGCCGCCGTCGTTTTCCTGCTCACGCTCGAGCCCACCGCCCCGTTCTGGGACTGCGGCGAGTTTACGGCCTGCGCCTACAAGCTGCTGGTGCCCCACCCACCGGGCGCGCCCACCTTCCTCATTCTGGGCCGACTGATGTCGCTCTTCAGCTTCGGCGACACGACCAAGGTGCCGGTGCTGGTGAATGCGCTCTCGGCCCTGAGCAGCGCGTTTACGGTGCTGTTTCTGTTCTGGATTATCACCCGCATGGGCCGCAAGCTGCTGGTGGCCCGCAGCGAGTTTGAAACCGAAACGCCCGAGCCGACCAGCTTCCAGACGCTGCTCATTCTGGGGGCGGGCATCGTGGGGGCGCTCTCGTTCGCGTTCTCCGACTCGTTCTGGTTCAATGCCGAGGAAAGCGAAGTGTACGCCATGTCGAGCCTGTGCACCGCCGCCGTAGTCTGGATAATGATGAAGTGGGAGGAACACGCCAGCGACCCCGACTCGGATAAGTGGCTCATCCTCATTGCCTACGTTATCGGCCTCAGCATCGGGGTGCACTTGCTGAATTTGCTGGCCGTGCCGGCCCTGGCGTTCATCTACTACTACCGCCGCGCCAGCAACCCCAACATGGTGGGCGGCCTTGTCACGCTGGTAGTGAGCCTCCTTATTGTGGGCTCGGTGCTGGTAGGCATTATCCCCGGTTTGCCGACCCTAGCGGGCGGCTTCGAGGTGTTCTTCGTCAATAACCTGGGCCTGCCCTTCGACTCGGGTCTGATTATCTTTTTGCTGCTGTTTGTGGGCGCCATCTGGTTTGGCTTCCGCCTCTCTTACCAGCGCCGCAGCCAGCTGCTGAACACGGCCATGCTGTGCTTCACGTTCATTCTCATCGGGTATTCGACTTACCTGATTGTGCCCATCCGCTCGTCGTTTCACCCTACCATCAACGAGAACGACCCCGAGGACGTGCTCTCGTTCGTGAGCTACCTCAAGCGCGAGCAGTACGGCTCGCGCCCGCTGCTCTACGGCCCGCAGTTTAATGCCCAGCCCGACCACTACGAGGAAGGCGCGCCCCGCTACAAGCGGGCGGGCGGCAAGTACGTCGAGATACTGCCCCGCGCCCAGGAGCCCGGCTACGCCGATGCTGACAAGATGCTGCTGCCGCGCCTGTATAGCTACGACCCCGCGCACATTCAGGAGTATAAGAAGTGGGTGCCCGACTTGCAGGAGGGCCAGAAGCCCACGATGGGCCAGAACCTGGGCTTCTTGTTCCGCTACCAGATTGGGCACATGTTCTGGCGCTATTTCTTCTGGAACTACGTGGGGCGCGAGTCCGACGTGCAGCAGGCGGGCACGCTGACGCCCTTCAGCCCGAGCGCCTCGACCCTGCCCGACCGCATCGGCAAGAGCTTCGCGCACAACAACTTCTACGCTATTCCGCTCATTCTGGGCCTCATCGGCTTATTTGTGCAGATTCGCCGGCGCGGCAATGATGCGCTCATTGTGGGCTTGCTATTTCTGTTTACGGGCATCGCCATCGTGGTGTACCTCAACCAGCCGCCCATCGAGCCGCGCGAACGGGACTACACCTTCTGCGGCGCCACGTTTGCCTACGCCATCTGGATTGGGCTCGGGGTAATCGGGCTGGGCCAGCTGCTGGCCGCCGCCCTCAAGGCCGAGAATGCCCGCGCCACGGTAGCCATTCTGCTCGGGTTGATTTCGCCCACTATCCTGCTCGCCCAGGGTTGGAACGACCACAACCGCACCGGCCGCTACAACTCGGTCGACTCGGCCAAGAACCTGCTCAGCTCGTGCGCGCCGAATGCCATCTTGTTCACCAACGGCGACAACGATACCTTCCCGCTCTGGTACGCCCAGGAGGTCGAAGGTTTCCGCACCGACGTGCGCGTGGCCGTGCTCTCGTACCTGAACACCGACTGGTACATTCAGCAGATGAAGCGCCGGGCGTATCAATCGCAGCCGCTGCCCATTGGCATGAACGATGCCACCTACGTGCAGGGCAACAACGACATGCTGCCCTTCTCGCCCAACCCGGCCGTGGATAGCCTCGACCTCAAGCAGTTTATCAGCCTGGTGGGCCAGGGCAGCCCGCTGCTCAAGTACACCGACGGCAACTACTCGACCATGACCTTCCCCACGCCCAAGTTTTACTTGAACGTGGACACGGCGGCCGTGAAAAAGCTGGGCATCATTCCTAAGGACCGCGAAAACCAGCTCGTGAGCCGCCTGGACTGGAGCATGGGCAAGCGCGCCATCGAGAAGAAAAACCTGGTGATTCTGGACATGATTGCGACCAACAACTGGAAGCGACCCATCTACTTCAGCTCCACGGTGGCCCCGAGCGACTACATGAATTTGCAGCCCTACTTCCAGCTGGAGGGCATGGCCTACCGCCTGCTGCCGCTGCGCGACCCGCACTACGACCGCCGTGGCGACGAGGGCTACGTAGAGAAATCTATCTGCTACGACGAGCTGATGCACAAATTCAGCTACCGCGGGCTGAACAACGCCAACGTCTTCTACGACGAGAACAACCTGCGCTTCCCGGCCAACTACCGCGACAAGTTTGCCCGCCTCGCCAACGCTTACGCCGCCGACGGCGACCTGGCCAAGGCCAAGGAAGTGGCCGATAAATGCCTCGACGCGATGCCCGACGCCGCCGTGCCGTTCGACTTCTACACGCCGCAGCTGGTGCCGGTGCTCTACGCCGTGGGCGAAAAAGACCGCGCCAACGCCATCCTGGACAAGCTCACCACGCGCAGCATCAATACCCTGAGCTACTACCAGACCCACGACGGCGCCCTCTTCGACGACTCGCAGCGGGCCTACCTGCTCACCCTGCAGAGCGTGTATCAGGCCGCCGCCCAGGTCAAAGACGACGCCCGCGCCAAGAAAGCCTACGAGGTGCTAGCCCCTTACTTGCAGCAGCAGGGCCAGTAG
- a CDS encoding T9SS type A sorting domain-containing protein produces MRFATRLLTLFLAGLALLPAAATTYGVHLSAAATPPLSEAFGTETGSLLWALGSPAPGLTFARPASSTGLFTPPSLHAALASMPPQSGAPLLSVFPNPARGLLTVQLTAQHGPDYKMRLSNVLGREVRLLPLPLATATTGLPLDVTGLPAGLYFCSLLVNDKAVSTNRLTLL; encoded by the coding sequence ATGCGCTTTGCTACTCGTTTGCTGACGCTCTTTTTGGCCGGATTGGCTTTGCTACCCGCCGCGGCCACTACGTATGGCGTGCACCTGAGCGCCGCCGCTACGCCGCCGCTTTCGGAGGCCTTCGGCACCGAAACGGGCAGCCTGCTGTGGGCGCTGGGTAGCCCCGCACCCGGCCTCACCTTTGCCAGGCCGGCCAGCTCCACGGGCTTGTTTACGCCACCCTCCCTGCACGCGGCGCTGGCTAGCATGCCGCCCCAGAGTGGCGCGCCGCTGCTGAGCGTATTCCCCAACCCCGCCCGCGGCTTGCTCACGGTGCAGCTCACGGCCCAGCACGGCCCCGACTACAAGATGCGCCTGAGCAACGTGCTCGGCCGCGAGGTGCGCCTGCTGCCGCTGCCGCTGGCCACCGCCACCACCGGCCTGCCCCTCGACGTAACCGGCTTGCCGGCCGGCCTGTACTTCTGCTCGCTGCTGGTGAACGACAAGGCCGTGAGCACCAACCGCCTGACGCTGCTGTAG